One Hyphomicrobium sp. CS1GBMeth3 DNA window includes the following coding sequences:
- a CDS encoding polymer-forming cytoskeletal protein — MGTSVIGTDLTILGEKITIISQNKLQIDGDIRGDVTGKQVVIGEEGSVVGTVCAEQIEVRGGVRGAIKAQSVTLHPTSVVDGDIFHQTLAISEGAQFDGRVRRARDLAEIAPNLDVSSYPAPQPVTAG; from the coding sequence ATGGGCACGTCCGTGATTGGCACTGACCTCACCATTCTCGGCGAGAAGATCACCATCATCTCGCAGAACAAGCTGCAGATCGATGGCGACATCCGCGGCGACGTCACCGGCAAGCAGGTCGTTATCGGCGAGGAAGGCTCCGTCGTCGGCACCGTCTGCGCCGAGCAGATTGAAGTGCGTGGCGGCGTCCGCGGCGCCATCAAGGCGCAGTCGGTCACCCTGCACCCGACCTCCGTCGTCGACGGCGACATCTTCCATCAGACGCTGGCGATCTCCGAAGGCGCCCAGTTCGACGGTCGCGTGCGCCGGGCCAGGGATCTCGCCGAGATCGCGCCCAATCTCGACGTCAGCAGCTATCCGGCGCCGCAGCCTGTGACGGCAGGCTAA
- a CDS encoding septal ring lytic transglycosylase RlpA family protein produces MRVLALGAVAALSFGLMGTIPASANHDHRSHASDKEHHAKKKVYKKKASYKHRKAARKHTTTYRKTAKRAKAYSGSHAKSGIASYYWQGQKTASGARFNPSAMTAAHRTLPFGTKVRVTNRNNGRSVTVTINDRGPFIKGRVIDLSKGAAGVIGMQGSGLAPVSIEVLGRG; encoded by the coding sequence ATGCGAGTTCTCGCATTGGGCGCCGTTGCTGCGCTTTCGTTCGGCCTGATGGGCACTATCCCCGCGAGCGCCAACCACGACCATCGCAGCCATGCCTCCGATAAGGAGCATCACGCGAAGAAGAAGGTCTACAAGAAGAAGGCCAGCTACAAGCACCGCAAGGCCGCGCGCAAGCACACGACGACTTACCGTAAGACCGCCAAGCGCGCGAAAGCCTACAGCGGCTCTCACGCCAAGAGCGGCATCGCTTCCTACTATTGGCAGGGCCAGAAGACCGCCTCGGGCGCGCGCTTCAATCCCAGCGCCATGACGGCCGCCCACCGCACGCTGCCCTTCGGCACCAAGGTGCGCGTCACCAATCGCAACAACGGCCGCTCGGTCACCGTGACGATCAACGACCGCGGTCCCTTCATCAAGGGTCGGGTGATCGACCTGTCGAAGGGCGCCGCTGGCGTCATCGGCATGCAGGGCTCGGGCCTTGCCCCGGTATCGATCGAGGTTCTCGGCCGCGGCTGA
- a CDS encoding phosphomethylpyrimidine synthase ThiC, whose translation RFEFRWKDQFNLSLDPDTAQSFHDETLPKEAHKVAHFCSMCGPKFCSMEITREVRDYAARLNEAAVETTQIDPESDPASGPALEREAEAGMREMSRKFRELGNKVYVTKT comes from the coding sequence CCCGCTTCGAGTTCCGCTGGAAGGATCAGTTCAACCTGTCGCTCGACCCCGACACGGCCCAGAGCTTCCACGACGAGACGCTGCCCAAGGAGGCGCACAAGGTGGCGCACTTCTGCTCCATGTGCGGCCCCAAGTTCTGCTCCATGGAGATCACGCGCGAGGTTCGCGACTATGCCGCGCGCCTGAACGAAGCCGCCGTCGAGACGACCCAGATCGATCCCGAATCCGATCCCGCGTCAGGGCCTGCCCTGGAGCGGGAAGCAGAGGCCGGCATGCGGGAGATGAGCCGCAAGTTCCGCGAGCTCGGCAACAAGGTATACGTCACCAAAACCTAA
- a CDS encoding patatin-like phospholipase family protein, producing MPRFRRRLKINLALQGGGAHGAFTWGVLDRLLEEEDVSFGWISGTSAGAVNAVALACGLAAGGREAARAKLREVWDGVHRAGVPDLLRLNPFLAGLSSSSALAHVAGMFSPYDFNPLGYDPLRTLLSDTIDFASIREKVPVKLLIAATEVSTGRPRLFRTHEMSVDAVLASACLPTLHRTVEIDGVGYWDGGFSKNPDLITLAAESPVRDTLIVEINPLERRGLPKGAREIAGAVNWLTFNAPLLRDVEQILSVREALRGRFGAKRGPQGVLAAHRFHLIEAGRYTASLSDDSKLKPDLGLFTYLHSAGRTQAHKWIGQHLASVGRRETVDLAARFRARITSPAAEGDSDGGVDDGAAASANAVGRQAGVDTP from the coding sequence TTGCCTCGCTTCAGACGTCGTCTCAAGATCAATCTGGCTTTGCAGGGCGGCGGGGCGCACGGTGCCTTCACGTGGGGCGTGCTCGATCGGCTGCTCGAGGAGGAGGATGTCTCCTTCGGCTGGATCTCAGGTACCAGCGCGGGCGCGGTCAACGCGGTGGCGCTGGCCTGCGGATTGGCAGCGGGCGGGCGCGAGGCAGCGCGCGCCAAGCTGCGCGAGGTGTGGGACGGCGTGCACCGCGCTGGTGTGCCCGACCTGTTGCGTCTCAATCCGTTTCTTGCTGGCCTCAGCAGCTCGTCGGCGCTCGCGCACGTCGCAGGCATGTTCTCGCCCTACGATTTCAATCCGCTCGGTTACGATCCGCTGCGCACGCTGCTCTCCGACACCATCGACTTCGCGAGCATCCGCGAGAAGGTGCCGGTCAAGCTTCTGATTGCGGCCACGGAAGTTTCAACCGGGCGGCCGCGCCTTTTCCGAACTCATGAAATGAGCGTCGATGCCGTTCTCGCCTCGGCGTGCCTGCCGACGCTGCATAGAACGGTTGAGATCGACGGTGTCGGTTATTGGGATGGTGGCTTTTCGAAGAACCCGGATCTCATCACACTGGCGGCGGAGAGCCCGGTTCGCGATACGCTGATCGTCGAGATCAATCCGCTCGAGCGGCGCGGGTTGCCGAAGGGCGCTCGCGAGATTGCGGGCGCGGTCAACTGGCTCACGTTCAACGCGCCGCTTCTGCGCGACGTGGAGCAGATCCTTTCCGTGCGCGAGGCGTTGCGGGGGCGCTTCGGTGCCAAGCGCGGTCCGCAGGGCGTGCTGGCAGCGCACCGGTTTCACCTGATCGAGGCCGGGCGCTACACGGCTTCGCTATCGGACGACAGCAAGCTGAAGCCGGATCTCGGTCTCTTCACCTATTTGCATTCGGCGGGCCGCACGCAGGCGCACAAATGGATCGGTCAGCATCTCGCCTCGGTCGGAAGGCGGGAGACGGTCGATCTCGCAGCACGCTTTCGGGCGCGCATCACGTCGCCTGCGGCTGAGGGCGACAGCGACGGTGGGGTCGATGACGGCGCGGCTGCTTCCGCGAACGCGGTTGGGAGGCAGGCAGGCGTCGATACGCCGTAG
- a CDS encoding glutathione peroxidase — MSTKTAWDFSFTSIDGKPMPLADFRGKVLLVVNTASFCGFTKQYEALQALHAKYDGQGFAVIGVPSNDFGAQEPKAAGEIKEFCEGIFGVTFPLTDKNVVSGEGAHPFYKWAREELGWLNAPKWNFHKYLVGRDGKLVTSFYSQTAPDAGRLVKAVEAEIAKPVTAAVN, encoded by the coding sequence ATGAGCACCAAAACGGCTTGGGATTTCTCGTTCACGTCGATCGACGGCAAGCCGATGCCGCTCGCCGACTTCCGCGGCAAGGTTCTGCTGGTGGTCAACACGGCCTCGTTCTGTGGTTTCACCAAGCAATACGAGGCGCTGCAGGCGTTGCACGCGAAGTACGACGGGCAGGGCTTTGCCGTGATCGGGGTGCCGTCGAATGATTTCGGCGCCCAGGAGCCGAAGGCGGCCGGCGAGATCAAGGAGTTCTGCGAAGGTATTTTTGGCGTGACGTTCCCGCTCACGGACAAGAATGTCGTTTCCGGTGAGGGGGCGCATCCGTTCTACAAGTGGGCGCGCGAGGAGCTCGGCTGGCTCAACGCGCCGAAGTGGAACTTTCACAAGTATCTCGTGGGGCGCGACGGCAAGCTGGTGACGTCGTTCTATTCGCAGACGGCGCCGGACGCGGGCCGCCTGGTGAAGGCGGTGGAGGCGGAAATCGCAAAGCCGGTGACGGCGGCGGTGAACTGA
- a CDS encoding protease inhibitor I42 family protein yields MLESSLRRDAWRGLVVCLISIVGAANAALAQGTPVQISVGETATLQLDGNPSTGYTWVMQDGAQQYFSIITVQALGYAKPAVKPGERPLLGASQKYQVLVTGLAAGQANLVFDYVKSGDPKPARTSEFAIEVLDDQTGGRNPSETERQDLFPNPADEVDAGGDPDPY; encoded by the coding sequence ATGCTTGAATCCAGTCTGCGGCGTGATGCGTGGCGTGGGCTCGTCGTTTGCTTGATTAGCATCGTGGGCGCTGCGAATGCGGCCCTTGCGCAAGGGACACCTGTCCAGATTTCCGTGGGCGAGACGGCGACGCTGCAACTCGATGGCAACCCGTCGACCGGCTATACCTGGGTAATGCAGGATGGGGCGCAACAGTATTTCTCGATCATCACTGTGCAAGCTCTCGGCTATGCGAAGCCTGCGGTGAAGCCTGGCGAACGTCCGCTGCTCGGTGCGTCTCAGAAATACCAGGTGCTCGTGACCGGCCTCGCCGCCGGACAGGCGAACCTCGTATTCGACTACGTAAAGTCCGGGGATCCCAAGCCCGCGCGAACCTCAGAGTTCGCAATCGAGGTGCTTGACGATCAAACGGGGGGTAGAAATCCGAGCGAAACAGAGCGGCAGGATCTCTTTCCCAATCCTGCCGATGAGGTCGATGCGGGCGGTGATCCCGATCCATACTGA
- a CDS encoding DUF2277 domain-containing protein, with protein sequence MCRNIKTLYNFSPPATEDEIRASALQFVRKISGFSRPSQANEVAFNRAVDEVTKAAQVLMSSLVTLAPPRDRDVEAAKAKVRSVARFGAG encoded by the coding sequence ATGTGCCGTAACATCAAGACGCTTTACAACTTTTCGCCACCGGCGACGGAGGATGAGATCCGCGCCTCGGCGCTTCAGTTCGTGCGCAAGATCTCGGGCTTCTCGCGTCCCTCGCAGGCCAACGAGGTGGCGTTCAACCGGGCCGTGGACGAGGTCACGAAGGCGGCGCAGGTTCTCATGAGCTCGCTCGTCACGCTAGCACCGCCGCGCGATCGCGATGTCGAGGCCGCGAAGGCAAAGGTGCGGTCGGTCGCGCGGTTTGGGGCCGGCTAG
- a CDS encoding metallophosphoesterase, with amino-acid sequence MTDTFTLAHLSDVHLAPISGLHFRHWNTKRALGYLNWQRGRRHVHLRSVADLIAADALAHAPDHIAVTGDLANLGLPGEYAAALTWLEGLGDPDRVSVVPGNHDIYTGRLGGDSCLVTWGPFMRNSESWSTDARVQFPYVKTQGPVAFIGLCSAIPTPPFVAAGRLGDGQIAQLALALERLGAANYIRVVLIHHPPLPGQAPPQRALQDAAALADVLDQHGAELVLHGHNHREMLAWRRYSAGGIPVLGVPSASAGLSHKSEPLARYYLIRMQREDGALRINCETRGLTSVDGEVMTIDRRDLATPSV; translated from the coding sequence ATGACCGACACGTTCACGCTTGCGCATCTCTCCGATGTCCACCTCGCGCCGATCTCGGGCCTGCACTTCAGGCACTGGAACACGAAGCGGGCTCTTGGGTATCTAAACTGGCAACGCGGACGGCGCCATGTGCATCTGCGATCAGTCGCGGACCTGATCGCTGCCGATGCGCTGGCGCATGCGCCCGATCATATCGCGGTAACGGGGGATCTCGCTAACCTTGGTTTGCCGGGCGAGTACGCGGCGGCGCTGACATGGCTCGAAGGGCTCGGTGACCCGGATCGCGTCTCGGTGGTGCCCGGCAATCACGACATCTACACCGGGCGGCTCGGGGGCGACTCGTGCCTCGTGACGTGGGGGCCGTTCATGCGCAACAGCGAGTCGTGGAGCACGGATGCACGCGTGCAATTCCCCTATGTGAAGACGCAAGGCCCGGTGGCCTTCATCGGTTTGTGCTCGGCCATTCCAACGCCACCGTTCGTGGCGGCGGGGCGGCTTGGTGACGGCCAGATCGCGCAGCTTGCGCTGGCGCTCGAGAGGCTGGGTGCAGCAAATTACATTCGCGTCGTGCTGATCCATCATCCGCCGCTGCCGGGGCAGGCGCCGCCGCAACGCGCGCTGCAGGATGCGGCCGCGCTCGCCGATGTTCTCGACCAGCATGGCGCGGAGCTCGTGCTGCACGGACACAACCATCGCGAGATGCTGGCGTGGCGGCGCTATTCGGCGGGAGGCATTCCCGTGCTCGGCGTGCCGTCTGCTTCGGCGGGGCTTTCGCACAAGAGCGAGCCGCTCGCGCGCTACTATCTGATCCGCATGCAGCGCGAGGACGGTGCGCTGCGCATCAATTGCGAAACGCGCGGGCTAACATCCGTCGACGGAGAGGTGATGACGATCGATCGCCGTGATCTCGCGACGCCCTCCGTCTGA
- a CDS encoding helix-turn-helix transcriptional regulator translates to MKPKPSSKERDAAIQSIRTAMVEKKLTQAELADAADCHEKTIQNLLHGKPVREQTLFDVAMVLGLDYQRLKESWFGSMSTSQPMELKGEGGVVAPVYMGAYTRAAVDHYIGSYLTVRPAFAKQDAIVAYRTDIVWDPEWPSLLFEERERPDAPFSHRGRLYVPASSMYIHLVSLTKGAMRMVLVSQIDQTGEMRGLITTLNKQRAMFVPVSSPIVYLKRQEFKSLALGEITPKHPEYNIYKAYLETALDEGYARLVGP, encoded by the coding sequence ATGAAACCGAAGCCGAGCAGCAAGGAACGGGATGCGGCGATCCAGAGCATCCGCACGGCCATGGTCGAGAAGAAGCTGACGCAAGCGGAGCTTGCCGACGCGGCCGACTGCCACGAAAAAACCATCCAGAACTTGCTGCACGGCAAGCCCGTGCGCGAGCAGACACTGTTCGACGTGGCCATGGTCCTTGGCCTCGACTATCAGCGCCTCAAGGAATCCTGGTTCGGCAGCATGTCGACGTCCCAGCCCATGGAGCTCAAGGGCGAAGGCGGCGTCGTGGCCCCCGTCTACATGGGCGCCTACACGCGCGCCGCCGTCGACCACTACATCGGTAGCTATCTCACCGTCCGCCCGGCCTTCGCCAAGCAGGACGCCATCGTCGCCTACCGCACCGACATCGTCTGGGACCCGGAATGGCCGAGCCTTCTGTTCGAGGAGCGTGAGCGGCCCGACGCCCCCTTCTCGCACCGCGGCCGGCTCTACGTGCCGGCGTCCTCCATGTACATTCACCTGGTTTCGCTGACGAAAGGCGCCATGCGCATGGTGCTCGTCTCGCAGATCGACCAGACGGGTGAAATGCGTGGGCTGATCACGACGCTGAACAAGCAGCGCGCCATGTTCGTGCCGGTCTCCTCACCCATCGTCTACCTGAAGCGGCAGGAGTTCAAATCGCTTGCACTCGGCGAGATCACGCCCAAGCACCCCGAGTACAACATCTACAAAGCCTATCTCGAGACCGCGCTCGACGAAGGCTACGCCCGCCTCGTCGGCCCATAA
- a CDS encoding NUDIX domain-containing protein: MLPEKLIRKALQRYWRYSRGLTLGAQGVVLDTENRVLLIRHTYRPGWHFPGGGVERGETLEDALRRELHEETGVTLTGPPELFGLYANHNLFPGDHIGLFVVRAWAQPVVPKPNIEIAEQAMFPWDALPEAISPPTRDRVLEIMGARPRTPHWSRPALP; the protein is encoded by the coding sequence GTGTTGCCTGAGAAGCTGATCCGCAAGGCACTGCAGCGGTACTGGCGCTACTCTCGCGGCTTGACGCTGGGAGCGCAAGGCGTGGTTCTCGACACGGAGAACCGTGTACTGTTAATCCGCCACACCTACCGTCCCGGCTGGCACTTTCCGGGCGGCGGCGTCGAGCGGGGAGAGACGCTCGAGGACGCGTTGCGCCGCGAGCTTCACGAGGAGACCGGCGTTACCTTGACGGGCCCTCCGGAGCTGTTCGGTCTCTACGCGAACCACAACCTTTTCCCGGGCGACCATATCGGCCTGTTTGTCGTCCGCGCCTGGGCGCAGCCGGTTGTGCCTAAACCCAATATCGAGATCGCCGAGCAAGCCATGTTCCCGTGGGATGCCCTCCCGGAGGCCATAAGCCCGCCAACCCGCGACCGGGTGCTCGAGATCATGGGCGCCCGCCCGCGAACACCGCATTGGTCGCGCCCGGCGTTAC
- a CDS encoding tautomerase family protein produces the protein MPLLTFHLVEGRTDTELKTLLDAAHRAMLAAFKVPERDRYQIVHEHKPSRFIVEDTGLDIPRTEKVVVVQVTTRPRGRAAKELFYRLLVEELERSCGIAPSDVMVSMVENSDEDWSFGLGRAQFLTGELGGNGGD, from the coding sequence ATGCCCCTGCTCACCTTTCACCTCGTCGAAGGCCGCACCGACACCGAGCTCAAGACCCTGCTCGACGCCGCCCATCGGGCCATGCTGGCGGCCTTCAAGGTTCCCGAGCGCGACCGTTATCAGATCGTTCATGAGCATAAGCCCTCGCGCTTTATCGTCGAGGACACCGGGCTCGATATCCCGCGTACCGAAAAGGTCGTCGTCGTCCAGGTTACGACCCGCCCCCGCGGCCGCGCCGCCAAGGAGCTTTTCTATCGTTTGCTGGTCGAGGAGCTGGAACGAAGCTGCGGCATCGCCCCAAGCGACGTCATGGTGTCGATGGTTGAGAACAGCGACGAAGACTGGTCGTTCGGCCTCGGCCGTGCCCAGTTTTTGACCGGCGAGCTCGGCGGAAACGGCGGCGACTGA